The Methanomethylovorans hollandica DSM 15978 genome includes a region encoding these proteins:
- a CDS encoding (Fe-S)-binding protein, whose amino-acid sequence MPTLMEIYQLLPKTNCKKCGKATCMAFAVDLLARKISIDDCPPLKEEKYLTGYEKLNELITPVGDVTETGFLVHKDKCIGCGNCVVACPVNVVADPEGTGSGKAPTNDKVILYIKDGIVRPVNIQECRRFGSNKTLCYACIDTCPTKAIEFV is encoded by the coding sequence ATGCCAACTCTGATGGAGATCTACCAGCTGCTGCCAAAAACAAACTGCAAAAAATGCGGTAAGGCGACCTGTATGGCCTTTGCAGTGGATCTGCTGGCACGTAAGATCAGCATAGATGATTGCCCGCCTCTTAAGGAAGAAAAATATCTTACCGGCTATGAAAAACTGAATGAACTGATAACTCCGGTGGGTGATGTCACTGAAACTGGTTTTCTTGTACACAAGGACAAATGCATTGGTTGTGGCAATTGTGTTGTTGCCTGCCCGGTAAATGTGGTGGCAGACCCGGAAGGAACAGGTAGTGGCAAGGCTCCGACCAATGACAAAGTAATCCTATACATAAAGGATGGCATAGTACGGCCGGTGAATATCCAGGAATGCCGTCGTTTTGGCTCCAACAAGACGCTGTGTTATGCATGTATAGACACATGCCCCACAAAAGCAATAGAATTTGTATGA
- a CDS encoding ferredoxin-thioredoxin reductase catalytic domain-containing protein translates to MIKHEHIVEKTRGWLIRYADKKGYILNPDEEMLHIVIDGLTRNRNELGHQYCPCRIVTGDKDEDKNIICPCVYHEEEIKTNGSCHCGLFFKNNGNGQ, encoded by the coding sequence ATGATCAAACATGAACACATAGTTGAAAAGACAAGAGGATGGCTCATAAGATATGCAGATAAAAAAGGATATATTCTTAACCCCGATGAAGAAATGCTGCATATAGTTATCGATGGTCTGACACGGAACAGAAATGAGCTCGGGCACCAGTACTGTCCTTGCAGGATAGTTACCGGGGACAAGGACGAGGATAAGAATATAATCTGTCCATGCGTGTATCATGAAGAAGAGATCAAGACCAATGGAAGTTGTCATTGTGGACTGTTCTTTAAGAACAATGGCAATGGCCAGTAA
- a CDS encoding ABC transporter ATP-binding protein, with protein MGTVKIIIVKDLKRYYGTGKTAVKALNGVSFEIKKGEFVAIMGASGSGKTTLLRILALLDDATDGIYTIRGLEVSSLPEAERSYYRLTQVGYVFQDYALINEMSAAENVYVLSMMEGKSKKESYRTALEALAKVGLNGKHDRVPDELSGGEKQRVAIARAIAKKPDIMFADEPCANLDTNNSKQVLDVFKELNEKYGQTIIMVTHEPWHVEYVNRVITLEDGIMISDEIKT; from the coding sequence ATGGGGACGGTAAAAATAATCATAGTAAAAGATCTGAAAAGATATTATGGGACCGGAAAAACTGCGGTCAAGGCTCTTAATGGTGTTTCTTTTGAAATTAAAAAAGGGGAATTTGTAGCCATAATGGGTGCATCCGGTAGTGGAAAAACGACTCTTTTGAGGATACTGGCTTTGTTGGACGATGCAACAGATGGGATATACACTATCCGGGGGCTAGAGGTTTCAAGCCTGCCGGAGGCAGAAAGAAGTTATTACAGACTGACTCAGGTTGGTTATGTCTTTCAGGATTATGCACTCATCAATGAGATGAGTGCTGCAGAGAATGTATATGTGCTTTCTATGATGGAAGGAAAGTCAAAGAAGGAATCTTACAGAACTGCTCTTGAAGCATTAGCTAAGGTTGGCCTGAATGGGAAACATGATCGAGTCCCTGATGAATTATCGGGTGGTGAAAAGCAACGAGTTGCCATTGCAAGAGCAATTGCAAAAAAACCTGATATCATGTTTGCTGATGAGCCATGTGCAAACCTGGACACCAACAACTCAAAACAAGTGCTGGATGTATTCAAAGAGCTGAATGAAAAATATGGACAGACAATTATTATGGTCACACATGAACCGTGGCATGTAGAATATGTTAACAGGGTGATAACACTCGAAGATGGTATAATGATCAGCGATGAGATAAAAACATAA
- a CDS encoding ABC transporter permease yields MINDIRVGALIAYCSIKRGNKKTLTFIVFVLSLIFLNLVFLPSMIGGLLGMFTGFMQDYPYGDIVIEPTGDNTYINNADNVLKKVRAVEGVRAATKRIDVGASINHKQKVVGVTITGMLPTEEYDISRYPYIISEGEFLSDLSRNEIIIGAMIAGTGFGSEIYDNLGEVRPGSFVDVTYSNGVKRTYKVKGIMEGTFEVVDLNALVHYKEIEDVYGLEGKEATSVVVRVTDQGTEAQIQDKIREVGVNEQVFTWADKSESLIRQAMQSMGAIDVMSKIVSLIVGAALVLIIIYINVLNRKKEIGILKAVGITPRSIVLSYAFLSTFYVSLGIFAGLILYFTLMLYFQANPVIFYETIEISPVIDPVLLIQSIVTMLTLSVIAGILPAWSVSRESILKAIWGR; encoded by the coding sequence ATGATCAATGATATACGGGTAGGAGCTCTTATTGCCTACTGCAGTATCAAGAGAGGCAACAAGAAAACACTGACGTTCATTGTTTTTGTCCTCTCCCTCATTTTTTTGAACTTAGTGTTTCTTCCGTCAATGATAGGAGGACTTTTAGGCATGTTCACCGGGTTCATGCAGGATTATCCGTACGGAGATATTGTCATTGAACCAACTGGTGATAATACCTACATTAACAATGCAGATAATGTATTGAAGAAAGTACGGGCTGTAGAAGGGGTGAGAGCTGCAACAAAAAGGATTGATGTGGGAGCATCTATTAACCATAAGCAGAAAGTCGTAGGTGTAACGATAACCGGCATGCTTCCCACAGAAGAGTATGATATTTCTCGCTATCCGTACATTATCAGTGAAGGAGAATTTTTAAGTGATCTCTCCCGGAACGAGATAATCATCGGGGCTATGATAGCAGGGACGGGGTTCGGATCAGAGATATATGACAACCTGGGTGAAGTAAGGCCAGGATCCTTTGTTGACGTAACATACAGCAATGGAGTAAAAAGGACCTATAAGGTCAAAGGCATTATGGAAGGCACATTTGAGGTTGTCGATCTGAATGCTCTGGTCCATTACAAGGAGATCGAGGATGTGTATGGCCTTGAAGGCAAAGAAGCTACCAGTGTAGTTGTAAGGGTCACTGATCAAGGGACAGAAGCACAGATCCAGGACAAGATCAGAGAAGTTGGAGTGAATGAACAGGTATTTACATGGGCTGATAAGTCGGAATCTCTCATAAGGCAGGCCATGCAAAGCATGGGTGCTATAGATGTGATGTCCAAGATCGTGAGTTTGATCGTAGGTGCAGCGCTGGTCCTTATTATTATCTATATCAATGTGCTTAACAGGAAAAAAGAGATCGGAATTCTCAAAGCGGTAGGTATTACCCCAAGATCTATTGTGTTGTCCTATGCATTTCTTAGCACTTTCTACGTTTCACTGGGAATTTTTGCAGGATTGATACTCTACTTTACACTTATGCTTTATTTCCAGGCAAATCCAGTAATTTTCTATGAAACCATAGAAATAAGTCCGGTCATTGATCCTGTGCTACTTATTCAAAGTATAGTTACCATGCTTACGCTGTCAGTGATAGCCGGGATCCTGCCTGCCTGGAGTGTATCCAGAGAGAGCATACTCAAAGCCATATGGGGACGGTAA
- a CDS encoding COG1361 S-layer family protein: MNSNARSTFFMVSLFLFILLGSITAEAGSGDECLIAVVEDISPSSVGINKEFTVGISLENCGTQIPENITFEIISIPPDIMVTESLVAHFPRFVYSNSERQLRYHMRTTPDAKPGPHIIKMKLTYGNKDVTRTAYYEVEVIVIGEHAEPRISSVRTNPEYIYEGDTVDLNLGIENFGKGIAKSLAVDLGYDFQGIKNSTIGTLSSNGSQTALFKFKANRSGTFEIPVIINYEDDYGIHKDEYNIKLTILDKKGSLNLASVKVDPVLPRKGDTVELTMRVENSGERTINSIRVYADHPFKGLKESFIGTLDTNEDGPAVITFVADRAGEYQIPVTITYIDDFGEEQIETKVNLIVMKKDSGVGTALLILIILVIIGGLIYYNYRTIKLKDAVIKQLMEGGDNSADNKNK, from the coding sequence ATGAATTCTAATGCAAGATCAACATTTTTTATGGTATCACTTTTTTTGTTTATCCTTCTGGGAAGTATTACAGCTGAAGCAGGTTCTGGTGACGAATGTTTAATAGCTGTCGTAGAGGACATCAGCCCCAGTTCAGTCGGGATCAATAAAGAGTTCACTGTGGGGATAAGTCTTGAGAACTGCGGTACCCAGATTCCTGAAAATATCACTTTTGAAATAATCAGCATCCCCCCGGATATCATGGTTACGGAAAGTCTCGTTGCTCACTTTCCCAGATTTGTTTACAGTAACAGTGAAAGGCAGTTGAGATACCATATGAGAACAACCCCGGATGCCAAACCCGGTCCTCATATCATAAAAATGAAACTGACGTATGGAAATAAGGATGTAACAAGAACAGCATATTATGAGGTTGAAGTAATAGTGATAGGTGAGCATGCCGAACCAAGGATCTCGTCTGTCAGGACCAACCCAGAATATATCTATGAGGGAGATACAGTTGATCTTAATTTAGGGATAGAGAACTTTGGCAAAGGAATAGCAAAATCCCTGGCAGTCGATTTAGGCTATGATTTCCAGGGAATAAAGAACTCTACGATCGGAACTCTTAGTTCAAATGGCAGTCAAACGGCATTATTCAAATTCAAGGCAAACAGATCAGGAACTTTTGAGATCCCGGTTATCATAAACTATGAAGATGATTATGGCATTCATAAGGATGAGTATAACATTAAACTCACCATACTTGACAAAAAAGGAAGTTTAAATCTTGCATCTGTGAAGGTTGACCCTGTTCTTCCCCGCAAGGGTGATACTGTAGAACTGACCATGAGGGTCGAAAACTCTGGTGAGAGGACAATTAATTCAATAAGGGTCTACGCTGATCATCCGTTCAAAGGACTAAAAGAGTCTTTTATAGGTACTCTTGATACTAACGAAGACGGGCCTGCAGTAATTACATTTGTGGCCGACAGAGCAGGAGAATACCAGATCCCGGTAACAATAACATATATTGATGATTTTGGGGAAGAACAAATTGAAACGAAGGTCAATCTGATCGTCATGAAAAAGGATAGTGGAGTAGGCACAGCTCTGCTTATATTGATCATTCTGGTAATCATTGGCGGCCTTATCTATTATAATTACAGGACAATAAAATTAAAAGATGCCGTGATCAAGCAGTTGATGGAAGGCGGAGATAATTCTGCTGACAACAAGAATAAATGA
- a CDS encoding disaggregatase related repeat-containing protein has protein sequence MEYQEKKDRSQKNIFKLSGVLFLLIILSVGIVAADRIEDVKSDKSAPIYNSFTIYSTGIATSDLNASLTPTDLVNSLLGGGVSVSNVTFTGNNRASGLFSGGNGIIGFDSGVILGTGDINNVIGPNKYNSTGTNYSLPGDDVLDGLIPSYNTYDAAILEFDFVPNTSQMTFNYVFGSEEYNEYANTEYNDVFGFFVNGNTTDFNIALLPGITPPTPVSINSVNGGYPLGTDPKNPEFYINNVLPNATINTELDGLTVVLTAIANVKPGELNHIKLAIGDAGDPYLDSYVFIQAGSVMSLKLSLTPLNTTNEVGTSHTLTSRLVNTNNEPISGKTITFTVSGPNAQNGTAVTDSNGNATWSYIGSNAGTDTIVAINDEETSNPISTAWVQVDHEVSIDIEKYVWNGTDWEDTDSAPGPSLSFDPVKFKIVVNNNGNVTLTGVNVTDDKYGPVLLNNTTLDPNASTAAEYNVSISPGQQINNATASGYYNGTEYTDQDSAYYVGTNANVHTAINDNNLRESSSCSVLGTTTYLDVGNNESRARDVMLFDLSMYDKNDTISRATLSLFWYYPESKTRTSDTVVEVYRPAQWNPEHVTWYYYDYHRAWQPVGGAWFDVNNIAQGNVPYASVTFPASTVPDNQYHDFDVTQLVQEYISGTYENTGFFLKASTESGNYIAFYSSEWSNPDQRPKLTVEL, from the coding sequence ATGGAATACCAAGAAAAAAAGGATCGATCACAAAAAAATATTTTTAAACTTTCAGGAGTCTTGTTCCTTTTAATAATCTTAAGTGTCGGCATTGTAGCTGCAGACAGAATTGAAGATGTAAAATCTGACAAATCTGCCCCTATCTATAACTCTTTTACTATCTATAGCACAGGAATTGCAACTTCTGATCTGAATGCCAGTCTGACCCCGACAGACTTGGTGAACAGTTTACTTGGAGGAGGAGTTTCTGTTTCAAATGTTACATTTACTGGAAATAATAGAGCATCAGGACTATTCAGTGGTGGTAATGGTATCATAGGTTTTGATAGTGGTGTTATCCTGGGTACCGGGGATATAAATAACGTTATAGGTCCTAACAAATATAATAGTACAGGAACTAATTATAGTTTGCCTGGTGATGATGTGCTGGATGGCCTGATTCCCAGCTATAACACTTATGATGCAGCAATACTGGAATTTGACTTTGTACCAAATACCAGCCAAATGACCTTCAACTATGTTTTTGGTTCAGAAGAATACAATGAATATGCAAATACGGAATACAATGATGTCTTTGGTTTCTTTGTCAATGGGAATACCACAGATTTTAACATCGCACTACTTCCAGGCATAACTCCACCAACACCGGTTTCCATTAACAGTGTAAATGGTGGATATCCATTGGGAACCGATCCCAAGAACCCTGAATTCTATATTAATAATGTTCTTCCAAACGCTACAATTAACACCGAACTTGATGGCTTGACGGTTGTTCTTACTGCTATAGCTAATGTAAAGCCCGGAGAACTAAATCACATCAAATTAGCAATTGGAGACGCTGGTGATCCATATCTCGACTCTTACGTTTTCATTCAGGCAGGAAGTGTAATGTCCCTTAAACTCAGTCTGACACCTTTAAATACTACAAATGAGGTGGGTACAAGTCATACTTTGACATCCAGACTGGTAAATACTAATAACGAGCCGATATCTGGAAAGACAATTACTTTTACGGTATCTGGTCCAAATGCCCAGAATGGAACGGCAGTAACGGATAGCAATGGTAATGCTACATGGAGCTACATTGGATCAAACGCAGGTACAGATACTATCGTTGCTATCAATGACGAGGAAACTTCAAATCCGATCTCAACGGCTTGGGTACAAGTTGATCATGAAGTATCCATAGACATCGAGAAGTATGTATGGAATGGCACTGACTGGGAAGATACTGACTCAGCACCAGGTCCGTCTTTGTCCTTTGATCCGGTAAAGTTCAAAATAGTGGTTAACAACAATGGAAATGTTACGTTGACAGGAGTCAATGTTACAGATGACAAGTATGGTCCGGTACTTCTCAACAACACTACTCTGGATCCAAATGCTTCCACTGCAGCTGAATATAATGTGTCCATATCTCCTGGTCAGCAGATAAATAACGCTACTGCTTCCGGATATTATAACGGTACGGAATATACAGATCAGGATAGTGCATACTACGTTGGCACTAATGCGAATGTTCACACTGCTATTAATGACAATAACCTGCGCGAGTCATCCTCGTGTTCTGTGCTTGGCACTACAACCTATCTGGATGTTGGAAATAACGAATCCCGTGCCAGGGATGTGATGTTGTTTGACCTTAGCATGTATGATAAAAATGATACAATATCCAGGGCGACACTTTCACTCTTCTGGTATTACCCTGAATCCAAGACACGCACTTCTGATACTGTAGTTGAAGTGTACAGACCAGCGCAGTGGAACCCGGAGCATGTGACCTGGTATTATTATGACTATCACAGAGCGTGGCAACCGGTAGGTGGAGCATGGTTCGATGTTAATAACATTGCACAGGGCAACGTTCCGTATGCTTCAGTAACTTTCCCGGCAAGCACTGTGCCTGATAATCAATACCATGACTTTGATGTCACACAGCTTGTGCAGGAATACATAAGCGGTACTTATGAAAACACTGGTTTCTTCCTGAAAGCTAGTACAGAGAGTGGCAATTACATTGCATTCTATAGCTCTGAGTGGTCTAATCCGGATCAAAGACCTAAACTGACTGTGGAACTTTAA
- a CDS encoding NUDIX hydrolase, translating into MKKKILLNVVAKKDFLYQKKSIHFGWKSDISNGIVFQNSNLGVTLYYFAVLNEHNSFEYDTFGIEERAHNCVSVVVNQDGNIGLLKEYRFMPERYFISCPRGFADSDEENRVKCSLREIEEEIGEYQLIESIDLGDLYQNTTFFITPIGVRLVKINISETKKLTELQKAEDINGVSFYSIEDTKNMIRNGKIVCGITLAALAKYFSYIEDKRVIEHFD; encoded by the coding sequence ATGAAAAAGAAGATTCTTCTAAATGTTGTTGCAAAAAAAGATTTTTTGTATCAAAAAAAATCAATCCATTTTGGTTGGAAATCGGATATTAGTAATGGAATTGTTTTTCAAAATTCTAATTTAGGTGTTACCCTTTATTATTTTGCCGTTTTAAATGAACATAATTCATTTGAGTATGACACTTTTGGCATTGAAGAAAGAGCTCATAATTGTGTTTCCGTTGTAGTTAATCAAGATGGTAATATTGGTTTACTAAAAGAATATCGATTTATGCCAGAAAGGTACTTTATAAGTTGTCCTCGTGGTTTTGCAGATTCTGATGAAGAAAATAGGGTTAAATGTTCATTAAGGGAGATTGAAGAAGAGATAGGAGAATATCAACTGATTGAATCAATAGATCTCGGCGATTTATACCAGAATACTACATTCTTTATTACTCCTATTGGAGTTAGGTTAGTAAAAATTAATATTAGTGAGACTAAGAAACTAACAGAATTGCAGAAAGCAGAAGACATAAATGGTGTATCTTTCTATTCAATTGAAGATACAAAAAACATGATTAGAAATGGAAAAATAGTATGTGGAATTACGTTAGCAGCCTTAGCAAAATATTTTTCATATATTGAAGATAAGAGAGTAATAGAGCATTTCGACTAA